The Blastopirellula retiformator genome includes a region encoding these proteins:
- a CDS encoding helix-turn-helix domain-containing protein: protein MKFSFRLAELLNHSPDPKKRPGTIKAICDYTGLDRHQVSSLLKNEAKYIPLTALSQLCDFLIKHGYADAGQLPGALFSVEPENFWELLARRRRIEMCLGVRADENWPEGAWVVASDTILQGELLTGISTLGGTAKYQRNHHPAPEPVMLNEMGEQIYDAPIPQPEDLFQTLVWAPGQADNEEVHARAAEVYQNFHAAQGDKALICLGSIRSNPVVEISMASIFNCEPYISQDEVEKPSDRAVPIYLRHREKNVEHPESCSGGKRLSKTETPETPGFYYETADGSWKCAKWDETTYEPAYVLYAYHESQGRLEMSLGGYSGRGTRLLAKTLSSRPEELWPPVYTTGGVQIGAYIVQYELKKQKKNRSVLTADYSATTKVIPIDPEVIHRRIHG from the coding sequence ATGAAATTCTCCTTTCGTCTCGCGGAACTTCTGAACCACTCTCCCGATCCGAAAAAACGGCCGGGAACGATCAAAGCGATCTGCGATTACACAGGACTGGACCGGCATCAGGTCTCGTCGCTGTTGAAGAACGAAGCGAAATATATCCCGCTGACCGCGTTGTCGCAGTTGTGCGACTTCTTGATCAAACATGGCTACGCCGACGCAGGCCAACTGCCGGGCGCCCTCTTCTCGGTTGAGCCTGAGAACTTTTGGGAACTGCTCGCTCGCCGACGCCGCATCGAAATGTGCTTGGGCGTACGGGCGGACGAAAACTGGCCAGAAGGCGCCTGGGTGGTCGCTTCCGATACGATCCTGCAGGGCGAGTTGCTGACCGGCATTTCGACTTTAGGCGGGACCGCCAAGTACCAGCGCAATCATCATCCGGCGCCAGAGCCGGTGATGCTGAACGAAATGGGCGAACAGATCTATGACGCCCCGATTCCGCAGCCGGAAGACTTGTTCCAAACGCTCGTCTGGGCGCCGGGCCAAGCTGACAACGAAGAAGTGCATGCCCGGGCTGCCGAAGTTTATCAAAACTTCCACGCCGCTCAGGGTGACAAGGCGCTGATTTGTCTTGGCAGTATCCGCAGCAACCCGGTCGTCGAAATCTCGATGGCCAGCATTTTCAACTGCGAGCCATACATCAGCCAGGACGAAGTCGAAAAGCCGAGCGATCGCGCCGTGCCGATCTACCTGCGTCATCGCGAAAAGAACGTCGAGCATCCCGAATCGTGCAGCGGCGGCAAGCGGCTGTCGAAGACCGAAACGCCGGAGACGCCGGGCTTCTACTACGAAACGGCCGACGGTTCGTGGAAGTGCGCCAAGTGGGACGAAACGACCTACGAACCGGCTTACGTGTTGTACGCCTATCACGAGTCGCAAGGCCGTTTGGAAATGTCGCTGGGCGGTTACTCGGGCCGCGGCACGCGTTTGCTCGCCAAGACCTTGTCGAGCCGTCCCGAAGAACTGTGGCCCCCGGTTTACACCACCGGCGGCGTGCAGATCGGCGCCTACATCGTGCAGTACGAACTGAAGAAGCAAAAGAAGAATCGCAGCGTGCTGACCGCCGACTACTCGGCCACCACCAAGGTGATTCCGATCGATCCGGAAGTGATTCACCGCCGGATTCATGGCTAA
- a CDS encoding aldehyde dehydrogenase family protein, whose amino-acid sequence MRQTYPLLFAGKPLEPNLDLEVCDKFSGEVAARVPLASAELIDQAIAAAAKAAPAMAKLKAYQRQDILQYCVKQFESRQEELAESLCIEAGKPIRDSQGEVARLIDTFRIAAEEAVRITGEIMPLDISARAANYRGMWRRAPIGPCSFISPFNFPLNLTAHKIAPAIAAGCPFVLKPASLTPIGALIIGEVLAETDLPEGAFSILPCHRDGASLFTTDPRLKLLSFTGSDEVGWKLKSQAGAKKVVLELGGNAACIVDADADLEDAVKRIIVGAFYQSGQSCISVQRIIAHRDIYDDLKARLVAATAKLKSGDPKSEDTFIGPMITEGEAERVETWVADAVKAGAKLLVGGQRKGAMVEAALLENVPTNLPLSCDEVFGPVATLASFDSFDQAIAMANDSEYGLQVGVFTRDVYKVLTAWDEMEVGGVIIGDVPSWRVDHMPYGGVKNSGLGREGIRFAIEDMTEIRNLVIREIDG is encoded by the coding sequence ATGCGTCAGACCTATCCTCTCCTTTTCGCCGGTAAGCCGCTTGAGCCGAATCTTGACCTGGAAGTTTGTGACAAATTTTCGGGCGAAGTCGCCGCGCGGGTCCCGCTCGCCTCGGCCGAGTTGATCGATCAGGCGATCGCCGCCGCCGCCAAGGCCGCCCCTGCGATGGCCAAGCTGAAAGCGTACCAACGGCAAGATATCTTGCAGTACTGCGTCAAACAGTTCGAGTCGCGGCAAGAGGAACTGGCCGAGTCCCTTTGCATCGAAGCGGGCAAACCGATTCGCGATAGCCAAGGAGAAGTCGCCCGCTTGATCGATACCTTTCGGATCGCGGCGGAAGAGGCGGTTCGCATCACCGGCGAGATCATGCCGCTCGACATTTCGGCGCGGGCGGCCAACTATCGCGGCATGTGGCGTCGGGCGCCGATCGGCCCCTGCTCCTTTATCTCTCCCTTCAACTTTCCGCTCAACCTGACCGCCCACAAGATCGCCCCGGCGATCGCGGCCGGTTGTCCGTTCGTATTGAAACCGGCCAGCTTAACGCCGATCGGCGCACTGATCATCGGCGAAGTCCTGGCCGAAACCGATCTGCCGGAGGGCGCCTTTTCGATTCTTCCCTGTCACCGCGATGGGGCGAGTCTGTTCACTACCGATCCCCGCTTGAAACTGCTCAGCTTCACCGGCTCCGACGAAGTTGGCTGGAAGCTGAAGTCGCAAGCTGGCGCCAAAAAGGTGGTGCTCGAACTGGGCGGCAATGCGGCCTGTATTGTCGACGCCGACGCCGATCTGGAAGACGCCGTAAAACGGATTATCGTCGGCGCCTTCTATCAGTCAGGCCAAAGCTGCATCAGCGTCCAGCGGATCATCGCCCATCGCGACATCTACGACGACCTGAAGGCTCGCCTGGTGGCGGCGACCGCCAAGCTGAAGTCGGGCGATCCCAAGTCAGAAGACACGTTCATCGGTCCGATGATTACCGAAGGAGAAGCGGAGCGGGTCGAGACCTGGGTCGCCGACGCCGTCAAGGCGGGCGCAAAATTGCTCGTCGGCGGTCAGCGCAAGGGTGCGATGGTCGAAGCGGCGCTGCTCGAAAACGTGCCGACCAACCTGCCGCTCTCTTGCGACGAAGTCTTCGGCCCGGTCGCCACGCTTGCATCGTTCGATAGTTTCGATCAGGCGATCGCCATGGCCAATGACAGCGAGTATGGCCTGCAGGTGGGCGTCTTTACCCGCGACGTCTACAAGGTTTTAACCGCATGGGACGAGATGGAAGTAGGTGGCGTGATCATCGGCGACGTCCCTTCGTGGCGCGTCGATCACATGCCGTATGGCGGCGTCAAAAATAGCGGTCTCGGGCGCGAAGGAATTCGTTTCGCTATCGAGGACATGACCGAGATTCGCAACCTGGTGATTCGCGAAATCGACGGTTAG